GGGCTGCAGAGCCGCGGGCCGGCGAGCGCGTCGCCAGCATGGTAAGTGGGGCGCGCGAGGGGCTGGGGACCCGGGCTGGACTCGGGGGGTGGAGAGGGGTTGGGGCGGGTCGCCAAGGTACGGTTTTCCGGCGTCCTTAGCAAAGCTGCTGCCCCGCTGGCCGAGGCTCCCGTCTGAGAGATGGGCGGGGGTGGCAAGGTGCGGCGTGCGCCCAGGTGTCCCCTGCTCCCCGTCACCGAGGCGCCGGATCGGGGACCGACCCTGAGGCTCCGCTGGAGGGGCAGGCGGTAGGCTACCTTGCTGTCCCCAACCCCTGCAAACGCGCTTTCCTGGGAGCAGCGCGCAGGACCCCTGCGCCACGGCTGGGTGGGGCAGGCGTCCTTGGCGCCGGAGTCTGACCTCGGCCTCCGCCCCCCTGCCCAGCCGCTCCCGGCAGGCcccagggaggggccaggaggagaCGCGcctcccaccccgccccccaGGTAGCTCGGGGACCTCACGCAGCTCTGGGGAGCCCTCGTCTTCACCCCTGCTTTCCTGAGACAAATTCCATGGGGATGCCAACCTCGTTTGCCCCTCTGACTTCCTCATGAGATCTCTCGCCTCCTCCCACATCTCCTATAAAGGAGGTATTCCCGGTCCACCGGGCTGCAGCTGCGGGTCTGCGGGTAGGGGACATTCCTAGGTCTTGACCGCCAGAGCACCCGATCCAGTCCCGGCCACAGCCTTTGGCTAAAGTGAGGGCTGGCCTGGGGCCGAGCCGAAATCAGGGCCCTGGCTGTATCCAGAAAGAGAACTGAGATCCGTTGTCTCCTACCGGGCCGCCCCCTGACCCCAACTACATAGGAACAGATTGGGCCTGGCTATCCTCGGGAGGGAGCGACGCAGGAGGCCATCCTGGGCGCGGTGATCAGCCTCCTCCCAGGGCCCTCCCAGGCAGGGCTTCTCTACCGGCTGGCAgcgtgtgggtgtgcatgtgcgAGACTGTCAATGAATGCGGCCAGCCTGCTTCTGCCACCGCCTCTAGAGCTAGAGCTAGCACAGGGACTCGGAGTCCCCATGGGGCAGGTTTCCTCTATTTCTTCCTGACCTGGGGGGCAGCAGGAGGGATTCGATTCCAGGCCGGGTGGACCGCAATCTAGAGCAGCCTGGTTGCAGGTGTCCTTGGAAGAAACAGGCGTGAAGGCCCGGGCAGACATACATGCGATACATACAGAGCAGTGTGTGCCCATGGAGGAGAACCTGTGACCCCTGGTTTAGGACAACCTACTAAGGTAGAGAGGACCTtgcccaggaagttgagactgctTCTCACTGTGGGATCTTGGACAACTCACCTCGCCTTCCTAGGCCTTAGTTTCCCGATCTGTAAAATGGATTGAGGGTAATTACTGTCCTGTTTGCCCTCACGAGGCTATTGTGGAGATGAAATGAGAATGAAATAGAAGGACTGATAAAAAATTGTAGAGTGTGGTACAGCCGTGAAGGACTATATAGTGATACTAAGCACTGCTTCTGCAGGCTTTAGCCCCTGGTCTCTGCCTCAAGTGTCTGTCACAGAGGGGATGGGGTGGGCCAGCCTCTCCAAACCCCTCTCTGGGCCCCCCTTGCCTACTACCCCCTCTTTTGGAGCTGGGACATTCCAGTCCCATTCTTAGGGGCAGCTGCAGACACGCCCCTTAGCAGAGCTGATCCCCCAGCAGGTGGTGGGACCTTTCCCTTGGGCCAGGGCTCAGGAGGGGCTGACTGTAGCCAGGGCAGGCAGCACTCCTACCCGTGTGGGGACTGGAATGTCCCACCCCAGAGGCAATGCAAGGTGGGGTCAGAGAGGACTTCTAATCCTGGGAGCCTGTGTGCTTTCTCCCCTGCGGCTGAACATGACCTTAGGCGCGTTACTTCACTTtctgaaccttagtttcctcTTGTGAAGTGGGGGATGACAGAACTCATCTCCTGTGTGTCTCATGAGGATGTGATAGTGCCCCTTGGCGTGACCCAAAAAGGCACCAACAGGCTCTGGGATGCCCCCCTCAAAGAAAGTGCGTCCTCTCCTTTGCTTCCTGGCCATCTCCACCAAGGATTGGTCTGAAAGACAGGAATCTCTCTGAACACAGAGATTCCAGTGCTGCCCGCTAATCTTGGGGACTGGAGAGGGGTGAGGGGACTGGTGGCAGCGAGCAGGAGTAAAGAGGCCTTACTGGGGCCAGCCAGGACCTGTGGAGAATGAGGCTTGAGCGTCCCGGCCCAAATCTAGCCAGCTGGGTGGTTGGGGTTTGCAGCTTCCAGGGCAGGGAAGCCCAGGCACTTGACTTGTCCCCCTACCCTTCTCTCCACGACCCATGCAGAGGCCCCGGCTTTTTGCTCTGATGTTCCAGTAAGGCTGCAAGGCACTTGCTGTcgtccctccctcctcccccaccaaaTCCCCTCCAGCCTGCACAGCTGCCCTGCCCTGAGCAGGCAATCCCTGGGCTTCCAAGcaacaggaaggaaggaatgtgtgtgttgggggagggggtggaggtgggatggaCCCCTTTAAGAAGAGACTGTCCTCACTCTGTGACACAGGCAGGGAGGAGCGTCCTGAAAGCTGGGGGCCTCAGCCCTGCTGGGGGAGCCGATAATACAGTCAGAGAAGTCAGCCAGGAGGGGCACAGCGGGAATGGTGGGGGGCCTAAGGAGAGACAAAGGGAAGGGGCTGTCTGCTGCTCCTTCACTagcccaggggctgggaaggaCACTGTGTCATCACGCCGCTGGGCTGCTCTTGCTTTGTCAGTGTGTCCTGGAAGGTGCTCAGTGCTGTGGGTGACCTTGTGCACAGCTGTATGATTGTGTTTGCTGCTGGACGTGACTGTCTGCACCGTGTCCTCTAACGTGGGCTCTCTGTGCTGCTGGGTGGGGCTGACATGTGGCACACTGCGGTGTGTGTGGCTGTATGCACTGTTGCGGCCCATGGCTACCTCTAGCTCAAGGACTCTCCCTGGACCTGAGATGTCTGGTGGGGAACCTTGGGGGTCTGTTATCTCTCCCCGAGACAGGAAATGAGCATCTGCCcacgggaagctgaggtggtgTGCATTTGGGGTGCAGGTGGACGTATGTGACACTGCTGCCAATGTCGCCGCCCCCAGGGCCACACGGGGCTTACAGTTCACAAGCCCTTTCCCCTGCATCTCTGACTGGGAGTAATCCTTTGAGGAAGGCTGGGCAGGCAGGGTCTTTCccacttcattgtttttttttctttttttaaaataaatagagatggggtctcgctatgttgttaaggctggtttcaaactcctgggctcaagtgatcctcctgcttcagcctcccaaagtgctgggattacaggtgtgagccaccgtgcccggccctttccCCCTTCAGAGATGCGGAAACTGAGGCATGGCAAAAGGCGGAGCATTTGTGTCTGGAGTCCCCTGGAGAGAGTGAGGGCAGGCTGGAGAGCAGGTCTCTGCTGTCCCCTCCCCAAGAAGCAGCAACAGGAGTTGAGTGTGCTCGTGGACAAACCACGTCTCTGGCTGGGTGGGCTTGTCGTGGCAAGGAGGTATCAGACGAGGAGGCAGGATGCTTCCATTCCAATGCTTTTGGCTGTAGATAGTGACATCCTAAGTCCCCACTAGACATTGGGCAGCTCTGACcagctgtgaccttgggcaaattacttcacCTTTCTGAGCCCCACTGACCTTACCTTTAAGAagggttggccgggcgcagtggctcacgcctgtaatcccagcactttgggaggccgaggcgggcggatcacaaggtcaggagatcgagaccacggtgaaaccccgtctctactaaaaaaaaaaaatacaaaaaattagccgggcgcggttgtgggcgcctgtagtcccagctactcgggaggctgaggcaggagaatggcgtgaacccgggaggcggagcttgcagtgagccgagatcgcgccactgcactccagcctgggcgacagagcgagactccgtctcaaaaaaaaaaaaaaaaaaaaaaaaagaagggtcaGTAGCTGGGCAGTGtcacacacctgtggttctagctactcaggaggctgaagtgggaagatggcttgagcctaggggttcgaggctgcagtgagctatggttgcactactgtagtccagcctgagtgacagagtgaagagcaaaaccctgtctccaaaaaaaaaaaaaaaaagactcagcaGGACCCCTATGCGGGGCTGAATCACTGTACGAACCCAGCCCCTATGATTCCTTACCTGGATGCATCCCCTATGTGGCCTGCAATGTGTGTTCtcaggggctgggctgggtggggtATGCAAACCCAGATTCGCCCCATCCTGGGTCTGGGGGTTGGTGGGGGGAGAGCTGAGGTCATTTTTGCACAGGGTGAGGTGAGACTGTGGGGTTGGGGCAGGTCCCCCTCCCGAAGACCTTTGTCTTCCACAAACACAAAACCTGGAAATGGCTGAGGAAGATGGAACCTCCTAACGACCATTGTTTGGGGCAGGAGTGGGTGCCCGGAAGCATGGGTGGCAGTAGGGGACTCACAGCTGCAGCCTGCCTGCTGGACTTCTGTTCGAGAATGGGAGCAGCTGCTCaggtgggaggcagagaaggTGGCGTTTGTTCACTCGGCCAGACCTTTCTGCACGCCCGCTCCATGCTGGGCAGTGGGCTGTTCACAGGATCCCCAGGGGGCTAGGTACCAGCCCTGCCTCCAGAGTGTGTGGTCCAGCACAGGTGGAAGCTGGTCTGTCAGCTTAGTCCCTTGGTGATGTTTATGTGCCTGGCTGAGCTCGGCTCCAGCCGGCCTGTTGACCCTGGCTGTGGCCCAGGCCCTGGACTGGGTGCTCTGTCATGCTgtcccaccccatcctcccagcATCCCAGTGATAAGTGTTATCGTCACCAGGGCGTGTGTGCGGAAGCCCAGGCTCACTGAGTTAGTGGCTTAGCCGGGGTCACACACCGATTGGTTCCGCCAGGGTTAGGATTTGGGACCCACCCTGCCGGGTGGTGGGCTTTGAAATAAGAGCATATGCAGGGGCTGGCGTGAGTccagctgccccttccctcctcctcccaccactGCCCAGACGGGAACACCTGTCCCGGAAACTGTGGCCATTGTTCACGTCATCCTTCCTCCTTTTGGGCCCTTCCTGTTTGTATCCCTCCCACTgcagcccccagccctcccccaccccatgccaGATGTTTCCCTTGGGGAGCTTTGACCCTTTGCAGGAAGAGGGGCTGCAGGGAGGTTATCCCTCTCCCGTGGGAAGGAGGGTCCCACTGGCCTTGGGTCTCTGtgccttctccccaccccacagatCCCTCTCCCATGGCAGGAGGGTAAGCAAGGTCAGGTTCAGCCAGGCTGGGTTTGTCTTCCTTAGCCCTGTGCGGGCCCAGTGCTGGGAGGAGGGTTCCTGTCCTGCTGCTTCAGGGCCTATCCCTCCGTATTTCTGAATCCCACACAGGCCCCTAGGTGGAGCTGGCCCTTCCGAGCATGGCTGGGGCGCCATTGTTCTTCCTTAGACTCAGTCCAGCAAGTGACAGATGGGCAGGTGGCTTTGGGGCTTGTACTTCCTTCTCTTGCCAGTCAAGGGATCCTGTCCCGGGGTTCTCCCTTGGACCCACATCTGCCTTGGACCTGGGCCTGGGCCAGGTTGTGGGGAGCTACAGGGAGCAAGTGCCTTGTTTTCAGGCCCCAGGGAAGTTGGGTAGCCAGTGCCCACCTGCCCCTAATGGAGCTTTCCAATTCCCAGAAGCAGCTGCCTGTGCCCTGTTGAAAATTCATGGCCAcagccccaggccctgctggCATTGCCATGGGCAGCGTGGGCAGCCTGTTGGAACGGCACGACTTGTCCCCTGAAGAGCTGCGGGCGGCCCTTGCCGGGTCTCAGGGCTCCCGCCAGCCTGACGGGCTCCTCCGGAAGGGCTTGGGCCATCGTGAGCTCTTCAGCTACTTGCACTTCCCCAAGAAGGACGGCAAGAGCACCAAGCGGGCCCCTCGCAACGAGCCTGCGGACTATGCCACTCTCTACTACCGGGAACATCCTCGCGCGGGTGACTTCAGCAAGACCTCACTGCCGGAGCGGGGCCGTTTCGACAAGGTGCACCTCTGCCCATGCCCCTTACAAggtgtggggagggtggggtCTCCTTGGAGACCCTGATgttgggatggggtggggatggggcatGCTGAGATACGAAAATCGTGCCATGGGCTGGCCTGAGACTTGTTCACTGCctcctggtggcacgtgccctgCGGTCTCAAAGAGGATCCCTCAGGGGCTGTGGGAGCATCAGGAGGTAGAGCAGGCAGCTGCCCAGGTCTCACACCTGCCCTCTCTACCCTTTCTGGCAGTGCCGCATTCGCCCCTCGGTGTTCAAGCCTACGGCGGGCAACGGGAAAGGCTTCCTGTCCATGCAGAGCCTGGCAGTCCACAAAGGCCAGAAGCTGTGGCGCAGCAATGGCAGCCTGCACACGCTGGCCTGCCACCCGCCCCTGAGCCCCGGGCCCCAGGCCAGCCAGGCCCGGGCACAGCTGCTGCACGCCCTCAGCCTAGATGAGGGCGGCCCTGAGCCCGAGCCCAGCCTGTCCGACTCCTCCAGTGGGGGTAGTTTTGGTCGCAGTCCTGGTACTGGCCCTGGCCCCTTCAGCTCCTCCCTGGGCCACCTTAACCACCTCGGGGGCTCCCTGGACCGGGCCTCTCGAGGACCCAAGGAGGCTGGGCCACCagctgtgctgagctgcctgccCGAGCCACCACCGCCCTACGAGTTCTCCTGCTCCTCTGCTGAGGAGATGGGAGCCATGCTGCCTGAGGCCTGCGAGGAGCTCAAGAGGGGGCTCGGCAATGAGGACGGCTCCAACCCCTTCACGCAGGTGAGGGGGCCCCTGCCCTGGAGTCCTGTTCTGTGCCTCAGCACTGGGGTACAGGCCAGAAAGAGGGGCCATAGCCAGCTCACCCACATGGCCATGGACacaagagagcaagaaagagggGGCTGGCTCAGCTTCCTTCCCCTCCATCCCAGGTGGTGGGGATGTCATGTCACTGGGGGTCCTTGCCTTGGAGTTgtgtgggaaggaaggagagaggctcCCTGGGAGGGCCATGTGATGGGGACACCTCACCCTAGAGGGCATCCCGGGTTAAAGCGCATGTGTGGCTGGGTCCTGTGGTGTAGGGGCACAGGATGCGATCAGTGGCTGGAGTATCAGGTGGAGCTCTGGGTCGCGTCTAGGGGGCAGGGCCACGGTGGATGCATCTCTTCCCCTTGACAGGTGCTGGAGGAGCGCCAGCGGCTGTGGCTGGCTGAGCTGAAGCGCCTGTATGTGGAGCGGCTGCACGAGGTGACCCAGAAGGCTGAGCGCAGCGAGCGCAACCTCCAGCTGCAGTTGTTTATGGCTCAGCAGGAGCAGCGGCGCCTGCGCAAGGAGTTGCGCGCTCAGCAGggcctggctccagagcctcgGGCCCCCGGCACCCTCTCAGAGGCTGACCCCAGTGCACGACCAGAGGAGGAAGCCCGATGGGAGGTGAGAGATGACACAGGGCTCCGAGAGTCTCCCATCTCCATTGCCGGTCCCTTCCTCTGCCTGCCCCCTCCCAAACCTGCTCCCCACACCCTACTTTGCTTGCgtcctccccatcccccaggTGTGCCAGAAGACAGCAGAGATTAGCCTCTTGAAGCAGCAGCTGCGCGAAGCCCAGGCGGAACTGGCCCAGAAGCTGGCGGAGATCTTCAGTCTGAAGACACAACTTCGGGGCAGCAGGGCACAAGCCCAGGCTCAGGACGCAGAGCTGGTCCGGCTGCGCCAGGCTGTGCGCAGCCTGCAGGAGCAGGCCCCTCGGGAGGAAGCCCCAGGCAGCTGTGAGACTGACGACTGCAAGAgcaggggcctgttgggggaggcaggaggcagcGAGGCCAGGGATGGTGCTGAGCAGCTGCGGGCTGAGCTGCTGCAGGAGCGACTTCGGGGCCAGGAGCAGGCGCTGCGCTTCGAGCAGGAGCGGCGGACTtggcaggaggagaaggagcgcGTACTGCGCTACCAGCGGGAGATCCAGGGGGGCTACATGGACATGTACCGCCGCAACCAGGCACTGGAGCAGGAACTGCGGGCACTGCGGGAGCCCCCCACGCCCTGGAGTCCCCGGCTCGAGTCCTCCAAGATCTGAGGCCAGCAGAGCGAGCTGACAGCAGAAACACTGTCAGAAGGTGCCCTGAGACGGCCGGCTCAGCCTTCCCTTGCACTGATTGGGGTGGAACCTgcagaggccaggccagggctggggaggcgCAAGGAGAGGAGGAATCCAGTGGGGCCGTGGGCTGGGTAGGGTGCCTTGGCAGGAGCCAGCACAAGGCCCTCCTGGCAGAGGAGCACCTAGGCAGGGCCCAGCCCTGCTTCCTGGAGTGGATGTGGCCCAGAGAAGGAGGCTGGGGGATCACCAGCCCCAGGGTCCCGAAGGGCAGGTCAAAGGGAGGCTGAAGACCTGGACTGGGGCCTTCCTCCATGGAAGGATGCTGGGGTGGGAACATTAGCCTCCCCCAGAATAAAACCACCGTTTTCTACCAGAGGCTCAGAATACGCTGAGCCTGTCCCTGACCTGAGACCAGAGGATGATGGATGGTCAGGATTGAGGCTGTTGACCTGGGCAGCAGCTCCTCCCATAGCCAGTGGTCAGTGGGAGGGTGTGCCCTGCACCTGTCTTCGTGGCCACGGGGCATGTATGTTGTGAGCAGAGGAATCCTACTCCTTGCCTCAGCCCCACACAGTTCCTTAGCTGCCGTGTGGGCTGGAATTCCTTTCTTTAGCACCAGTGGATTTTTCAGAAGGAACAATATCAGGGAATACCAAGAAAACAAAGGGCAAGTCAACCAGGGCATCTTGAGAACATGAAATGTCTTACTGGTGGGAAGGCTGGGCCCCAGGAGTATCCACAGGCTCAGGCCCTGCCCCTCCCAGAAGCCacctcctgtctccctccctccataGGAGTGGGGGCCCTAGAAGTGGAGGGGCCAGGAAGAACAGTATCCTTCCCAGCCCCTTGCTCTGCCTCATTCCCTGTTCGTAGGAAGGTGCAGGAGAAGAGGTGGGCAAGCTTATGGGTTTCTTGGTAAAGAACCTTTACCACAGCAAGGAATGGAAGCATTTCCCCATCAGCAGTGGGGCTCTGGGGCAATATTAAGTAGGGGTGAAATGTGACTGATTTGCATTCTGGAAAGCTCTCCAGGAGAAAGCCTTCCCCGCCCCGCCTTGCCTCTCCTGCACCAGGCTCTAGGACAGTCAGTCCTCCCAGATCCCTGCTGTCAGCTGAGGCTGGTCCCTAAAACCCACACTTGCCTCTGGCCTCTCACAGGCCTGGCTTGCCCTCTGGGCCTTTGCTCCCCGGCTGGGTGCCTGGCCTGGAACACAGCTTCAGTCTGGCTGTGCGAGTGGCGTCTCCCTTCCTTAGAGGAAGCTCAGCTTCCTTACACACTCATCGTTGGACCGGCTGCCGGGCATTGCGTGCTTACTGTGCGCCAGGGGCTGTGCTGGGCCCTTGTGAATGTGGGGCACAGGCTGAATTAGATGAGCTCCTGCCCCAGGGGGGCCTGCACACTGGTCAGCTCACCAGTCCCTTCCCTGACAGGGCAGCTCAGGGAACTTCGGAGAAGTTGTCTGCAGACAGCTACAGATCACTCCCTCTGGCTACCCTGGCCATGCCTGGCAGCCCCTCAGGGCCCACAGGTGGGTCTTGGTTGTGAAGTGGAGTTAGTGCACATGGATGTCGGGGGACGGGTGTGAGGCATGAGCTGGGAGACCCCGCCTTTTCAGGGCAGAGAGTGAGGCGTGTGCACTACCTGCTGTGGCGATGGTGTGTTTATGGCCATGTAAGTGGCAGGTGTGTGTAAAGATGTGCTTGTGGGTGGTGGGTGTGTCCGAGGGGGTGTGTTTGGGAGCCTGGCCTCCAAAAGCCAGCGTCTGGGTTGGAGATAGTGCAGGCCCCTTCTTGGCCCCACCCTCTACCCCATTCCTTCCTGTCAGCCCCAGCTTGTCTTGGcactggccaggctggggtggagCCTGTGTCCCAGACAGATCCCGTAGTCCTATCTGAGACCCTTGCAGGCCCACATCTGAGCTCCTGTCTGCCTGAGGAGGGAAAGGGGGAGTGCCCAGTTCAGGCAGGCCAATCCTCTACACACCCCCTTGGTACCCATTCCCATTTCACAAACTCCTCCAAACCCCAAACGGAAATTTCTGAGACAATGGCTCCTCCAGAGGGCCCCTCAGAGCCAGGTGCTGGCCAGATGCCTTTATCACAGCCTCCATGGCCAGGGGCCCATCAGGCCAGGTGCCCACACACCTGGTGCCAGGGTCCACCTTGGTATTCCAGCTCTGCAGAACAGTTCCCCACCCAGCAATTAGGGAGCTGGGCTGGCCAGTACAGCCAGTGGGAGTGGGTGGGAGGTACCAAAACTTGGCAGGTGTGCCAGAAACCAAAGCCAGGCCCAGATGTAAGGGGAGGGCACAAGAGCTGAACCTGAACCTGGGGTGTCTCGGAGCTGGATCCCCGTCAGCTCATCCAGGCTGGACAAACCAGTTCCTGGGTCTCCCAGCCGGCTGGGTGGCTCTGGGCCGACCGACCACAGGTGTCACTGATCACAGGTGTCACTGTAGTGGCTACCACCTCGGGgcagcccctccctcctgctgGTGGGGCCTCAGGTTCCTAGCTGCCCTGGCTTAGCCTtccctgcagcccctccccagcAGGCTTGGTCCGGGCAGCCAGCTCTGCAGAAGGTGGCTGCCTTCTGGTGCTGGGCTCCCTGCCTCTGGGGCCTCCAGTCCTTCACTCAGTGTCATCCCTTCCAGCAGCTCCCTGGGCCCCTTGGTCCATCCCTTGAGGCTTCTGACACACTAGTGGCCTCTAGTCACTGATAGTGGTACCTCCTTCTTACCTTGGAGCCCTCTGAGCCCTCATCCTGCAGGCAGAGCCCCTCGGCGCTCTGAGAAACCTTCCCTGAACTCACCACCTCCCCTGCCTGGGCACTCCCTTCTCCCTGCGCCCACAGCCCCCATGCCTCTCTCCGTCAGCGCTTTCCGTGCTGCTGTAATTGTTGGTTTGCCTCGTCTCCTTTGAGCTGTGGGCATTGCCAGGGTAGGGTGATGTCTTCCCCGCAACTCCAGAAGGCACTGGTGGGATGTGGAGTCAGGAGCAACCAGAGCCCCCCATACTAGAATGGGTTTGAGCTTGGGGTGGGGTGGATGGGGAAGAGACTTACTCCGAATGTTCGTTCAACATCCGTGGGCACCAGGTCTGTGGCAAGCACAGGGACTCCAGGGCCAGCTGCCATTCGTTCCAGTGATGTATTCGGGGCCTTCTCAGGTGAGGAAGTCAAGCTGGCCAAGGCCCTCTGTCCCCTGCCCTGATGGGACTTAGCtgtgggtggaggagggaggccGCTCCAAATAGCGACTGGGGccaggcaggaggaaaggagagcaGAGGAGGATCCAGAAGTGCTCAGACAGAACTAGGGACAACAGAGGGGCCTCCGTGGTGGCGAGTGGGTCAGCAGAGCATGGAGCAGGCAGAGGAAGCCTATCTGGGAGGCTGGGTGCATTTCTCTGAGACTAAGGGGATGTAGGTGTTGGGGTTTCTGCAAAGAGGGCGCAGGCCCTGCAGTGACGGTTCAGATATTGATAACCCATCCCCCTTGGAGGGTCGGGGCTTAGGCATCCATATTGGATTCAGAAAAGAACAAGAACGATGTTTCttgcaacaaaacaaaagtgaTTATGTCACGAGAGGAGAGGCTGGAGGGCCATAGGAGTTCCCAGCTGGCTCACTCATCCGCCCAGGAGGTGGGGTCTCATGGTTTCATTTTGCTCTAGACCTACTTAGAGTTTTGATAAATGCAGAGTTATATAACGAACCCGACAATGAAGATACAGAATAGTTCTGTCACCCCCCAGCATTCTCCTGTGGCCCTCTAGTccacccccctgccccaccccatcccctggcaaccactgatctgctttcacAATAACTGTATGGgtttttttatctttccttttttgtgagCATTGTTTAATTCCTTTGCTCTAATATGTAATATTAGAACATATTACAAAGTAGCAAGAAAAATACGACACTGGTGTAAAAATAATCTACACCTCACAGAAAGAATGAAGAGCCAGAAATAGATTCTATTCTGTAGAAAATCTTACACAATAAAGGACTTCAAAACAAGGGTAAGGAAGGATTCTTTAACAAgaggtgctgggataactggataaaaatttgggaaaaaaGTCATACCATGCGCCAcccttgcatttatttttattttattttgagatggcgtctcgctctgtcgccaggctggagtacagtggcgcgatctcggctcactgcatcctctgcctcccgggttcaagcaattctcctgcctcagcctcccaagtagctgggactacaggcgcccgccaccacaccctgctaattttgtgtaattttagtagagacggggtttcaccatgttagccaggatggtctggatctcctgaccttgtgatccgcccgcctcaacttcccaaagtgctcggattatgggcgtgagccactgcgattGGCCCACCCTGCATTTAttgagttaaattttaaaaatcctatccTAGGAAATtggtgttggggctcagaaaatgataccccaaaGTATGGAGCTGTGGGAGGCTGAATGCTTTGAACTAAAGTCTCTGACCATTGCTCACTCCTCTTCCCTCCCAAAACCCTCCTGAAGCGCAGGGAGGGGCCTTCTCTAAAGTTATCTTTTGTTTCTAAGGGAAGTTCCTGCAGAAGGAATGCCATTGTCTTGAGCCCTTTCCCTAGCATCTCATAAAACATGGATGATTAACTCACAGGAAAGGATACTGAAGGTGATACCATCTCTTCTGAGGACTGAGCCACTTGAGAGGTTTTATCTGCATATGACAAGACAGCCTTTGTTTGCCATGCATTTCCTCCCCTCAACCTCCTAGCATCTGTCGCCACCTCCTCCCAGAAACCTCAGGCCCCAGTTTTTGGAGCTCAAATGCTATTTAGACTTCATCAATCTGGCCCTTACTAGAGTCTCACATTTTGTGGGACTCCTGCGCATGTATGTAATACATTTGCATGCCTTTTCTCCTGTTCATCTGTCTACCGTCAGTTTTATTCCAGAGACTCAAATTATTGAAACTTCGGAGAATACAGGGAATGTTTAAAACTTCTACACTGACAAAAAGTTAATTCGATTACTACTGAATTAATGGGAGAATTGATTGCTTTGAAGGAATCCTCCCCATCcctaacaaaaaacaaaaacacaatccCTATGGGGAAAGACTGACAAAATCAACTATTTAATACAACTTGGTGCACACTTGAAAATAATATCAAGATGCAAGGATGGCCACATACTGGGGGAGAACCTCAACTTTGCTCACATCCTTCTTAGCTGTGAGGCAGGCCAAGGCTCCCGGAGAGGAAGTGGGGAAGCCTGGGGCATTTGCCAAAGCCTGTGAGGTCAGGTTGGCTGGGAGGCGGCTTGGGCCCCTTGGCCCCAGGCAAGGTTCAATCAACTCTCCACCCCAGTGGCTTCTGTTTGGGCCAGGGCCACCCAGGCTCCTCATGCTTGGGCAGGCATCTCTGGGATGTGCCATCCCAACGCCCCCGCGGGCACAC
This DNA window, taken from Macaca fascicularis isolate 582-1 chromosome 6, T2T-MFA8v1.1, encodes the following:
- the N4BP3 gene encoding NEDD4-binding protein 3, coding for MATAPGPAGIAMGSVGSLLERHDLSPEELRAALAGSQGSRQPDGLLRKGLGHRELFSYLHFPKKDGKSTKRAPRNEPADYATLYYREHPRAGDFSKTSLPERGRFDKCRIRPSVFKPTAGNGKGFLSMQSLAVHKGQKLWRSNGSLHTLACHPPLSPGPQASQARAQLLHALSLDEGGPEPEPSLSDSSSGGSFGRSPGTGPGPFSSSLGHLNHLGGSLDRASRGPKEAGPPAVLSCLPEPPPPYEFSCSSAEEMGAMLPEACEELKRGLGNEDGSNPFTQVLEERQRLWLAELKRLYVERLHEVTQKAERSERNLQLQLFMAQQEQRRLRKELRAQQGLAPEPRAPGTLSEADPSARPEEEARWEVCQKTAEISLLKQQLREAQAELAQKLAEIFSLKTQLRGSRAQAQAQDAELVRLRQAVRSLQEQAPREEAPGSCETDDCKSRGLLGEAGGSEARDGAEQLRAELLQERLRGQEQALRFEQERRTWQEEKERVLRYQREIQGGYMDMYRRNQALEQELRALREPPTPWSPRLESSKI